A window from Nycticebus coucang isolate mNycCou1 chromosome X, mNycCou1.pri, whole genome shotgun sequence encodes these proteins:
- the LOC128578551 gene encoding LOW QUALITY PROTEIN: histone-lysine N-methyltransferase SETD1A-like (The sequence of the model RefSeq protein was modified relative to this genomic sequence to represent the inferred CDS: inserted 2 bases in 1 codon): MDREGGKDRRKVLSFQWQNYKLIVDPALDPAFRRTSQKVYRYDGIRFSANDSKYIPVENVKDPRCLIRPKRRDIFLPVPNFKLDEFYIGQIPLKEVTFARLNDNVRENFLKDMCQKYGEVAEVEILFHPRTRKQLGLARVLFTSTRGAKEAVKNLHHTSVMGNIIHVQLDIKGQQRMKYYELIVDGSYTPQTVPTESQTLSEKPESHSSSDMASYSADTTVVGNADNGIPSSQNTNFFSSQQGTPSSFGQFTPQPFHGTPHMSRGSRSNFQDSAYSSSSTSTSFRRRRLVNRYQDSFSRRHFSASPASRATSTTVSATTRATSVSFTTSSSLSTSSLSSSSPLSSQFRGSDSIYPAYYERWNRYKRHGSYPPHRATRKEPPGATYTKNMAERFPSSYTCYFPHEPSWSANQDYWPPALEASLLETPEPGGGGDGQWPKRERKETQTSLYRALSARSGSPAPETTTESVPFTQHSSLDSRIEMLLKEQCSKFSFLDSVTVEEEDNSTGPGARNTGMVVPSGSGYGPCTPSPALANFENMAPAGSGEPGATWESSRASRQNQPSPCFSGEDMEISDDDRGNSPPLAPTPPQQPPLPPPLPPYLASFPLAYPPYQPAYLLLPGPDGPPLPKYPTPPPLPYMYDSMNSLTLTDQLGAQLGGMPHMLTSLHHLHQGKGLTAASAGCPGGDFGDVMLPFQPPQKAAYDFPYAMYIQGQEGQWAYSXEAYHLPLPIAVKPQPSSSVFQEESQLPSRVEAELTDGNALSSTDITGLVMATVVKEMKSIIQRDLKRKMVENVAFKAFDRWWESMEKQAKPFQNATKQKGKEEDKEKMKLKEPGVLSLVDWAKSGGTTGIKALAFGSGLQGALQLPSFRVKRKEPSEISEASEEKRTRLSTQAEEDKDGPEQEEAAREPGYLGTKPPKQDEEQGKTHGTLCMSFALDKGEEASQNSSSEKDEEDNEKNEDREEAMATGKEIEASNVEDEESDSSSNCASDFKSSSTSSSSKSSSEDEDEEEQPAAILTVSPPPREVPEPMLALVKEPEPERAACFPGIPLPEQEKSTARPAGPAEEPLPSVPKPFPELPAGPSAPTPCPDECHSSPIPFLPPLKKRRKTIFSFVEEVPAPQPPLTDLLQSNSPDPVSSKVPQGVEKTICNLPLGGEFPVKRWPEEVPQGGQSQAGDGGHSTKEEEAEAGTEVDLAVMADLALTPALHGLAALPPTDESEATETLDEADDPSLLLCHIFLDHNYALTIKPSKPAPWALKPFLSPEALFSSPEVDILEASKVVVAEAENPKKRQLQQQEGGKEEESDSAEKSSHSDREGASWHASHTQCHQPPPPHPSPSTFQPRNEFQQIAILYDIWTSGLDLEDMNYLRLTYEQLLQQRSEANWLNNTRWVPHSVTNLSTTEHELGTWDGPRDHQTGSARSEGYYPISKEEKNKRLDVYSISARQLEGVDTQGPNRVFSKRRSEQRRLLNTIGTSTIMDGDLLKLNQPKFQKKLRFGRSQIHEWGLFAMEPIAAEEMVIEYMGETIRQTVAVMRKKRYVQEGISSSYFFRVDHDTMIDATKRGNLARFINHCCMPNCYAKVITVKSQKKIIIYSKQPINVDEEITYDYKFPLEDKKIPCLCGTESCRGYLN, from the exons ATGGATCGGGAAGGTGGGAAAGACAGGCGGAAGGTCCTGAGCTTCCAGTGGCAGAACTATAAGCTCATCGTTGATCCTGCCTTGGACCCTGCCTTTCGCAGAACTTCTCAGAAGGTGTACCGCTACGATGGAATTCGTTTCAGTGCCAATGACTCCAAATACATACCAGTTGAAAACGTCAAAGACCCCCGTTGTCTTATCAGGCCCAAAAGGAGAGACATTTTCCTTCCAGTACCTAACTTTAAGCTGGATGAGTTCTATATCGGACAGATCCCACTGAAGGAAGTGACTTTCGCAAGGCTGAATGACAACGTGAGGGAGAACTTCCTGAAAGACATGTGCCAAAAGTATGGTGAAGTAGCAGAGGTAGAGATTCTTTTTCATCCCCGTACTCGCAAGCAGTTGGGCCTGGCGCGTGTGCTTTTCACCAGCACTCGGGGCGCCAAAGAAGCTGTCAAAAACCTCCACCATACTTCCGTCATGGGCAACATCATCCACGTCCAGCTTGACATCAAAGGACAACAACGAATGAAGTACTATGAACTAATTGTGGATGGCTCCTACACACCTCAGACTGTGCCTACCGAGAGCCAAACTCTGAGTGAGAAGCCTGAATCCCACTCTTCCTCTGACATGGCTTCATACTCAGCAGACACTACTGTGGTGGGCAACGCTGACAATGGCATCCCCAGCTCCCAGAACACAAACTTCTTCAGCAGCCAACAAGGCACCCCATCTTCCTTTGGCCAGTTCACCCCTCAACCCTTCCATGGAACCCCCCACATGTCTCGGGGCAGCAGGTCCAACTTTCAGGACTCTGCCTACTCCAGCAGCAGCACTTCAACCTCCTTCAGGCGCCGGCGGTTAGTGAACAGGTACCAAGATTCCTTTTCCCGCCGCCATTTTTCTGCATCTCCAGCCTCCAGGGCCACCTCTACTACAGTTTCAGCCACCACTAGAGCCACCTCTGTGTCCTTTACCACTTCTTCCTCATTGTCCACATCCTCCTTATCGTCGTCTTCCCCATTGTCCTCTCAATTTCGTGGTTCTGACTCAATATACCCAGCATATTATGAAAGATGGAATCGGTACAAGCGCCATGGTTCCTACCCACCCCACCGGGCAACTCGAAAAGAGCCCCCTGGGGCCACTTACACTAAAAACATGGCTGAGCGTTTCCCATCTTCCTACACCTGCTACTTTCCCCATGAGCCCAGCTGGTCTGCGAACCAGGACTATTGGCCTCCTGCCTTAGAGGCTTCACTCCTGGAAACTCCAGAACCTGGTGGAGGAGGGGATGGTCAATGGCCCAAacgtgaaagaaaagaaactcagacCTCTCTCTACCGAGCCTTATCTGCCCGCTCTGGTTCCCCAGCCCCAGAGACAACCACTGAGAGTGTGCCCTTCACACAGCACAGCAGCCTGGATTCCCGCATCGAAATGCTGCTGAAGGAGCAATGCTCCAAGTTTTCTTTCCTGGATTCTGTCACAGTGGAGGAGGAAGATAACAGTACAGGACCTGGGGCTAGAAACACAGGGATGGTGGTGCCTTCTGGGTCAGGTTATGGGCCCTGCACACCCTCTCCAGCCCTGGCTAATTTTGAGAACATGGCACCTGCAGGGAGTGGGGAACCaggagctacttgggagtcttCCAGGGCCAGCAGACAGAACCAGCCTTCTCCATGCTTTTCTGGAGAGGATATGGAGATCTCTGATGATGACAGGGGTAACTCACCCCCTCTAGCCCCAACACCCCCTCAGCAGCCTCCactccctccccctcttcctccctacCTTGCTTCCTTTCCCCTTGCTTATCCTCCCTACCAACCTGCCTACCTTCTCCTACCCGGACCTGATGGGCCACCACTCCCCAAGTACCCCACACCTCCACCACTCCCTTACATGTATGATTCTATGAACTCCTTGACACTTACAGATCAACTTGGGGCTCAGTTGGGAGGTATGCCACACATGTTAACTTCACTCCACCATCTGCATCAGGGCAAGGGGTTGACTGCTGCCTCAGCTGGTTGTCCTGGTGGGGACTTTGGGGATGTCATGCTCCCATTCCAACCTCCCCAGAAAGCAGCCTATGATTTTCCCTATGCTATGTATATACAAGGGCAAGAAGGCCAATGGGCATACTC GGAGGCCTACCACCTGCCTTTGCCTATAGCAGTCAAGCCCCAGCCCT CCTCCTCAGTCTTTCAAGAAGAGTCACAGCTGCCTTCTAGGGTGGAAGCAGAGCTAACAGATGGCAATGCCCTATCATCAACAGACATCACAGGCCTTGTGATGGCCACCGTAGTCAAAGAGATGAAGAGCATCATCCAGCGAGACCTTAAACGCAAAATGGTGGAGAACGTGGCCTTTAAAGCCTTTGACCGATGGTGGGAAAGTATGGAAAAACAGGCCAAGCCATTCCAGAATGCAACCAAACAGAAAGGCAAGGAAGAggataaagaaaagatgaagctCAAAGAACCTGGTGTGTTATCCCTTGTAGATTGGGCAAAAAGTGGAGGTACCACAGGCATCAAGGCCCTCGCCTTTGGATCAGGCCTACAAGGGGCCCTGCAGCTGCCTTCATTCAGGGTAAAGAGAAAAGAGCCATCAGAGATTTCAGAGGCCAGTGAGGAAAAGAGGACCCGGCTCTCTACACAAGCTGAAGAAGATAAAGATGGCCCTGAGCAAGAGGAGGCAGCCAGGGAGCCAGGATATCTAGGGACCAAGCCTCCAAAGCAAGATGAAGAGCAAGGCAAGACCCATGGTACACTTTGCATGTCCTTTGCTCTTGACAAAGGAGAGGAAGCATCCCAGAATTCCTCCTCAGAGAAAGATGAGGaagataatgagaaaaatgaagacagagaGGAAGCTATGGCTACCGGTAAGGAGATAGAGGCATCAAATGTTGAAGATGAGGAAAGCGATTCATCCTCCAATTGTGCTTCAGACTTCAAGAGTAGCAGCACCTCTTCTTCATCTAAGTCATCCtctgaagatgaagatgaagaggagCAGCCAGCAGCCATTCTCACAGTCTCACCACCCCCCAGAGAAGTCCCAGAACCAATGCTAGCACTTGTGAaggagcctgagccagagagggCTGCATGCTTCCCAGGCATACCCCTGCCTGAACAGGAAAAGTCAACAGCAAGACCTGCAGGTCCTGCTGAGGAGCCACTCCCCAGTGTGCCCAAGCCATTTCCAGAGCTACCAGCTGGGCCCTCAGCCCCCACCCCTTGCCCTGATGAATGCCACTCTTCTCCTATCCCCTTCCTGCCCCCACTCAAGAAACGCCGGAAAACCATATTCTCTTTTGTGGAGGAGGTGCCAGCCCCACAGCCTCCCCTAACTGACCTACTGCAGTCCAACTCTCCTGACCCAGTCTCTAGCAAAGTACCCCAGGGTGTGGAGAAAACCATTTGCAACCTGCCTCTGGGTGGTGAATTCCCTGTTAAGAGATGGCCTGAGGAAGTGCCCCAAGGAGGTCAGAGCCAGGCTGGAGATGGAGGCCACTCCACCAAGgaagaagaggctgaggcagggacaGAAGTAGACCTAGCAGTTATGGCTGACCTGGCCCTGACCCCAGCCCTGCATGGACTAGCTGCCCTGCCTCCTACTGATGAGTCAGAGGCCACAGAGACCTTGGATGAGGCAGATGACCCCAGCCTCTTGCTCTGCCATATCTTCCTAGATCATAACTATGCTCTGACCATCAAGCCCTCCAAGCCAGCCCCTTGGGCCCTGAAGCCATTCCTTTCCCCTGAAGCTCTCTTCAGCTCTCCAGAAGTTGACATTCTAGAGGCCTCAAAGGTGGTGGTAGCTGAGGCAGAGAACCCAAAGAAGCGACAACTGCAGCAGCAagaggggggaaaggaagaagagtCCGATTCCGCTGAAAAGAGTAGCCACAGTGATAGGGAGGGGGCCAGCTGGCACGCTTCCCACACTCAGTGCCACCAGCCCCCACCACCACATCCGTCACCTTCTACCTTTCAGCCACGCAATGAGTTTCAGCAGATAGCCATCCTGTATGACATTTGGACCTCAGGCCTAGACTTAGAAGACATGAACTACCTGCGGCTCACATATGAGCAGCTGCTACAGCAGAGAAGCGAGGCTAACTGGCTTAACAACACCCGTTGGGTCCCTCACAGTGTCACCAACCTGAGCACTACAGAACATGAGCTGGGGACCTGGGATGGGCCCCGAGACCACCAGACAGGGTCTGCCCGCAGTGAAGGCTACTACCCTATCAGCAAGGAGGAGAAGAACAAGCGCCTGGATGTGTACTCTATCTCAGCCCGGCAGCTGGAAGGAGTGGACACTCAGGGGCCTAATCGTGTTTTTTCCAAGCGCAGGTCTGAGCAGCGGCGGCTGCTGAATACCATTGGCACCTCTACCATTATGGATGGTGATCTGCTAAAGCTAAACCAGCCCAAATTCCAGAAGAAACTCCGATTTGGAAGGAGCCAGATCCATGAGTGGGGTCTGTTTGCCATGGAACCCATTGCAGCTGAAGAAATGGTCATCGAATACATGGGTGAGACCATCCGCCAGACGGTGGCTGTAATGAGGAAGAAGCGCTATGTGCAGGAGGGCATCAGCAGCAGCTACTTTTTCCGGGTAGACCATGACACCATGATTGATGCTACCAAGCGTGGCAACCTGGCAAGATTCATCAACCACTGCTGCATGCCCAACTGCTATGCCAAGGTGATCACTGTCAAGTCACAGAAGAAAATCATAATCTACTCCAAGCAGCCAATCAATGTAGATGAGGAGATCACCTATGACTACAAGTTCCCACTGGAAGACAAGAAAATCCCATGCCTGTGTGGCACTGAGAGCTGCCGTGGGTACCTTAATTGA